The Thomasclavelia ramosa DSM 1402 genome includes a region encoding these proteins:
- a CDS encoding CpsD/CapB family tyrosine-protein kinase, giving the protein MLGRKRKKAVKSTHKIIDKSNKNNHVDYQEVYRNIRTNIEYSAVGKNVKAINITSSISNEGKSTTALNLAMIYATKYANVLLIDADLRRPIQHHYLKLSNLRGLTNALIEYGETKKISSKYFQFIEDESFEGKLSVLTAGIKVPNPSELISSDIFEEFINELMKLYDFIVIDCPPVMLVSDAIPIGNVVDGTVFVCSSQLTGRKDAKASIEILQKNNVNILGTVLSQVEVEKDKYNNYYYY; this is encoded by the coding sequence ATGTTAGGAAGAAAGAGAAAAAAGGCCGTAAAAAGTACACATAAAATTATTGATAAAAGTAACAAAAATAATCATGTTGATTATCAAGAAGTATATCGTAACATTAGGACTAATATTGAATATTCAGCAGTAGGAAAAAATGTTAAAGCAATTAATATCACATCTTCAATTAGTAATGAAGGAAAGAGCACTACGGCTTTAAACTTAGCGATGATATATGCAACGAAATATGCAAATGTCTTATTGATTGATGCTGATTTAAGAAGACCGATCCAACATCATTATTTAAAACTATCGAACTTACGAGGATTAACTAACGCTTTGATCGAATATGGTGAAACTAAAAAAATTAGTTCAAAATATTTTCAATTTATTGAAGATGAATCATTTGAGGGAAAGTTATCAGTACTAACTGCTGGCATCAAGGTACCAAATCCTAGTGAGTTAATTAGTAGTGATATCTTTGAAGAGTTTATTAATGAGCTGATGAAGCTGTATGATTTTATAGTTATTGATTGTCCACCAGTTATGTTAGTTAGTGATGCTATTCCGATTGGTAATGTGGTTGATGGAACGGTTTTTGTTTGCTCATCACAACTAACTGGTCGTAAAGATGCTAAGGCTTCAATCGAAATCTTACAAAAGAATAATGTCAATATCCTTGGAACAGTATTAAGTCAAGTAGAAGTTGAAAAGGATAAATACAATAATTATTACTATTATTAA
- a CDS encoding polysaccharide biosynthesis protein, translating to MKRLGEKTQLNIRRIFLVSFDVISIIIAAYGSLLLRFNGPIESQYLHRVNILIGSMILIGLAIFITFRLYHSLWQFASIIELKNIIFASIMSAIANILICELTGNPLPRSCYFIYFLLLVLMVGGSRFIYRFIRLYAARHNIRGRKEQRPLEKVMIIGAGVAGEKVYKEILGSKSIYKEVICFIDDEPSKWNRTIHGVSIYGGRDKIIEAVNKYKIEEIMVAMPSASKRDLIDIFNICKETKCKLKKLPGIYQFINEDVHISDLKEVEIQDLLGRDPIKVNLADIMGYVTDKVVMVTGGGGSIGSELCRQIAANKPKQLIIVDIYENNAYDIQLELKHNYPELNLETLIASVRNEVKVNKLFEIYHPDIVYHAAAHKHVPLMEDSPNEAIKNNVFGTLNVARAADKYNAQKFILISTDKAVNPTNVMGATKRLCEMIVQTYNKRSQTEYVAVRFGNVLGSNGSVIPIFKRQIKEGGPVTVTHPDIIRYFMTIPEAVSLVLQAGAYAKGGEIFILDMGEPVRIADMAKNLIKLSGYEPDVDIKIEYTGLRPGEKLYEELLMEEEGLQDTPNHMIHIGKPIEMNEDTFVERLINLKEAAYGETDDIRSLIKELVPTYQYGITPKRRKTPEIKKDSHVQVNEQVQVSKTVNI from the coding sequence ATGAAAAGATTGGGAGAAAAGACGCAACTGAATATTAGACGAATATTTTTAGTTAGTTTTGATGTTATTAGCATTATAATTGCTGCATATGGATCTTTATTATTGAGATTCAATGGACCTATTGAGTCTCAGTATCTACATAGAGTAAATATATTGATTGGTTCAATGATATTAATTGGATTAGCAATCTTTATTACTTTTCGTCTATATCATAGTTTATGGCAGTTTGCATCGATAATTGAACTAAAAAATATTATATTTGCGTCGATTATGAGTGCCATAGCAAATATCTTAATATGTGAATTGACTGGAAATCCATTACCAAGAAGTTGTTATTTTATTTACTTTTTATTATTAGTATTGATGGTTGGGGGAAGTCGATTTATTTATCGTTTTATTAGGTTATATGCGGCGCGTCATAATATAAGGGGAAGAAAAGAGCAACGACCTTTAGAAAAAGTAATGATTATTGGTGCCGGAGTTGCTGGGGAAAAAGTTTATAAGGAGATTTTAGGTTCAAAGAGTATCTATAAAGAAGTTATTTGTTTTATTGATGATGAGCCAAGTAAATGGAATCGAACAATTCATGGGGTTTCAATATATGGTGGTCGTGATAAGATCATTGAAGCTGTAAATAAATATAAGATAGAAGAAATTATGGTAGCGATGCCTTCAGCAAGTAAAAGAGATTTAATCGATATCTTTAATATATGTAAAGAAACAAAATGTAAGTTAAAAAAGTTGCCTGGAATATATCAGTTTATTAATGAAGATGTTCATATTTCTGATTTAAAAGAGGTTGAGATTCAAGATTTATTAGGACGTGATCCAATAAAAGTTAATTTAGCTGATATTATGGGCTATGTAACCGATAAAGTTGTTATGGTAACAGGTGGGGGCGGATCAATCGGTAGTGAATTATGCCGTCAAATTGCTGCAAATAAACCAAAACAATTAATAATTGTAGATATTTATGAAAATAATGCTTATGATATTCAATTAGAATTAAAGCATAATTATCCAGAACTTAATTTAGAGACTTTAATTGCTTCTGTAAGAAATGAAGTCAAGGTCAATAAATTATTTGAGATTTATCATCCTGATATTGTTTATCATGCGGCTGCACATAAACACGTTCCTTTGATGGAAGATTCGCCGAATGAGGCAATAAAAAATAATGTTTTTGGAACATTAAATGTTGCTCGAGCTGCAGATAAATATAATGCACAAAAATTTATTTTGATTTCGACTGATAAAGCAGTCAATCCAACTAATGTGATGGGTGCTACAAAAAGGTTATGTGAAATGATTGTTCAAACTTACAATAAAAGATCACAAACTGAATACGTTGCTGTAAGATTTGGCAATGTTCTAGGTTCGAATGGCTCGGTAATTCCAATATTTAAAAGACAAATTAAAGAAGGTGGACCTGTAACAGTAACTCATCCTGATATAATTCGTTATTTTATGACAATCCCTGAAGCAGTATCGTTAGTTCTTCAAGCAGGTGCCTATGCTAAGGGTGGTGAAATTTTTATTTTAGATATGGGTGAGCCAGTAAGAATAGCTGATATGGCAAAAAATTTAATTAAATTATCTGGTTATGAACCGGATGTTGATATAAAAATCGAGTATACTGGATTAAGACCAGGAGAAAAGTTATATGAAGAATTACTTATGGAAGAGGAGGGGCTTCAAGATACTCCTAATCATATGATTCACATTGGAAAACCGATTGAGATGAATGAGGATACATTTGTTGAAAGATTAATAAATTTAAAAGAAGCTGCATATGGAGAAACAGATGATATTCGTTCATTGATTAAGGAACTTGTGCCAACTTACCAATATGGTATTACTCCAAAGAGAAGAAAGACACCAGAAATAAAGAAAGATTCACATGTTCAAGTTAATGAACAAGTTCAAGTTAGTAAAACTGTAAATATTTAA
- a CDS encoding YveK family protein yields the protein MDKNELNDEVEIDLSQLLKLLKKNIRLIIILALVGIIIAASATTFLISKKYQSQGSVLLKADVVNGSLDSTQVNTNKMMVNNYVKLLQGNNIQDQVAKNLNITSAEVRSSLSITNTTDTQIIEISSTTVDPGLSKRIVDETISVFTTLIQEKLDVTNVTIVDQPEVNPNPVSPSMVKNVIIGAVAGIVISLGYLLLTYLLDTKIKNGEQAEQYLGVPLLGIVPFFEE from the coding sequence ATGGATAAAAATGAATTAAATGATGAAGTTGAAATCGACTTATCACAATTATTGAAATTACTGAAAAAGAATATTCGCTTGATTATTATCTTAGCCTTAGTCGGAATAATTATTGCAGCTTCTGCAACTACCTTTCTAATAAGTAAAAAATACCAGTCACAAGGAAGTGTATTATTAAAAGCTGATGTAGTTAATGGATCATTAGACTCAACTCAAGTTAATACAAATAAAATGATGGTAAATAACTATGTTAAATTATTACAAGGTAATAACATTCAAGATCAAGTTGCTAAAAACTTAAATATTACTTCTGCCGAAGTACGCAGTTCATTAAGTATTACAAATACTACTGATACACAAATTATTGAAATTTCTTCAACAACTGTTGATCCTGGACTTTCTAAAAGAATCGTTGATGAAACAATTAGTGTTTTTACAACTTTAATCCAAGAAAAGCTAGATGTGACAAATGTTACGATCGTTGATCAGCCTGAAGTAAATCCTAATCCGGTTTCACCAAGCATGGTTAAAAATGTTATTATTGGGGCAGTAGCCGGTATCGTTATTAGTTTGGGGTATTTATTACTTACATACCTATTAGATACTAAAATTAAAAACGGTGAACAAGCTGAACAATATCTAGGGGTCCCTCTATTGGGAATCGTCCCTTTCTTTGAGGAATAA
- a CDS encoding tyrosine-protein phosphatase, whose product MAFIDIHSHYAWNVDDGIETREDAQAALKKAQIQNITKIVATPHLTPGTTTAKEFEQIKERIEELKKLAKEYQIEIYPGCEVMLNGDYLELLDNHQYLTINNGPYLLVEFNVTQKLPEDYDDRLYEYGIKQKIVIAHVERYFHHSIDLNLIQEWIDRGYIIQVNSTSLLGIHGSMIQENAYQLLDNGMVHVIANDVHRPNGKRSVNLQETYEVLAKKYQAEDLTRLMYDNPLAIINGHAPELIKVRKISKLPWFKRRK is encoded by the coding sequence ATGGCATTTATTGATATACATAGTCATTATGCTTGGAATGTTGATGATGGTATCGAAACTCGAGAAGATGCACAGGCAGCATTAAAAAAAGCTCAAATTCAAAATATTACTAAAATTGTAGCAACTCCTCATCTTACTCCAGGAACAACTACAGCAAAAGAGTTTGAACAAATTAAAGAACGGATTGAGGAATTAAAAAAGCTTGCCAAAGAATATCAAATTGAAATCTATCCAGGTTGTGAAGTTATGCTTAATGGAGACTATCTAGAACTATTAGATAATCATCAATATTTAACTATTAACAATGGACCGTATTTACTTGTTGAATTTAATGTTACTCAAAAATTACCCGAAGATTATGATGATCGTCTATATGAATATGGAATAAAGCAAAAAATTGTTATCGCTCATGTAGAACGTTATTTTCATCATAGTATTGATTTAAATCTAATTCAAGAGTGGATTGATCGTGGCTATATTATTCAAGTTAACAGCACTAGTTTATTAGGAATCCATGGTAGTATGATTCAAGAAAACGCATACCAGCTATTAGATAATGGTATGGTTCATGTAATCGCTAATGATGTTCATCGCCCTAATGGTAAACGTAGTGTTAATCTCCAAGAGACATATGAAGTTTTAGCAAAAAAATATCAAGCTGAGGATTTAACTAGACTCATGTATGATAACCCTCTAGCCATTATCAATGGACATGCGCCTGAATTAATAAAAGTTCGTAAAATATCTAAATTACCTTGGTTTAAAAGGAGAAAATAA
- a CDS encoding CpsD/CapB family tyrosine-protein kinase has protein sequence MFKKNKKQSEKDTYLITSPDKKHGKIDFKEVYRHIRTNIEYSTVGKNVKAINVTSSIPSESKSTTSLNLAMIYATKYANVLLIDADLRKATQHRYLKLSNSRGLTNALIEYGETKKISSKCFQFIEDESFVGKLSVLTSGVKVPNPSELLSSQIFEDFINELKGLYDFIIIDCPPIMLVSDAIPIGNVVDGTIFVCSSQLTGRKDAKASIEILQKNNVNILGTVLTQVEQDGSSNGYYYYY, from the coding sequence ATGTTTAAAAAGAATAAAAAACAGAGTGAAAAAGACACATATCTGATTACTTCGCCAGATAAAAAGCATGGGAAAATCGATTTTAAAGAAGTATACCGCCACATTAGAACAAACATCGAATATTCTACTGTTGGTAAAAATGTTAAAGCAATCAACGTGACATCTTCAATTCCTAGTGAATCAAAAAGTACTACATCATTAAACTTAGCGATGATATATGCAACGAAATATGCAAATGTCTTATTGATTGATGCTGATTTAAGAAAAGCTACCCAGCATCGTTATTTAAAACTATCGAACTCACGAGGATTAACTAACGCTTTGATCGAATATGGTGAAACTAAAAAAATTAGTTCAAAATGTTTCCAATTCATTGAAGATGAATCGTTTGTAGGAAAATTATCAGTTTTAACTTCTGGGGTCAAAGTACCAAACCCTAGTGAATTATTAAGTAGTCAAATCTTCGAAGACTTTATTAATGAATTAAAAGGATTATACGATTTTATTATCATTGATTGTCCTCCAATTATGTTAGTTAGTGATGCTATTCCGATTGGTAATGTGGTTGATGGAACAATCTTTGTTTGCTCATCACAACTAACTGGTCGTAAAGATGCTAAGGCTTCAATCGAAATCTTACAAAAGAATAATGTCAATATCCTTGGAACAGTATTAACTCAAGTAGAGCAAGATGGCTCTAGCAATGGATATTACTACTATTACTAA
- a CDS encoding LPXTG cell wall anchor domain-containing protein gives MKKLLSSLMVACLMFVATISTVGAVGSITADEQKIIDALEAGVTVDGVKVNLKAADINAAKNYLTNNDVTAAQVTTILNNIEGAKSYMQTNHIKDIASIKGAHATAILGFAQAAADVLGLTIKVGADGTVTVYKGSEVVYSTTNVIKKTGYDFTQTAVMAAGLVAVLFGAGYYAKRKQLLVK, from the coding sequence ATGAAGAAACTTTTAAGTTCTTTAATGGTAGCTTGCTTAATGTTTGTTGCAACTATCTCAACTGTTGGTGCTGTTGGTTCTATCACTGCTGATGAACAAAAAATCATCGATGCTTTAGAAGCTGGTGTTACAGTTGATGGAGTTAAAGTTAATCTAAAAGCTGCTGATATTAATGCTGCTAAAAATTACTTAACTAACAATGATGTTACAGCTGCTCAAGTGACTACTATTTTGAACAACATTGAAGGAGCTAAATCTTATATGCAAACTAATCATATTAAAGATATCGCTTCTATCAAAGGTGCTCATGCCACTGCAATTTTAGGTTTCGCTCAAGCTGCAGCTGATGTACTTGGGTTAACTATTAAAGTTGGTGCTGATGGTACTGTCACTGTTTACAAAGGTAGCGAAGTTGTTTATTCAACTACAAACGTTATCAAAAAGACTGGTTATGATTTCACTCAAACTGCTGTAATGGCAGCTGGACTTGTAGCTGTATTATTCGGTGCAGGATATTACGCTAAGAGAAAACAACTTTTAGTTAAATAA
- a CDS encoding class D sortase, producing MALVLVPLSFTIICYLVLFLIISPIIEPVMSIYSLVASEHAPNLNDNSNKDLYKNKLVSSATIKASEVVMPSYGDLFGKITIDSVNKTINLYYGDGNDQLRKGAGLFNGSFLPGFNRTSLIAGHSLPYFECLGDVNVGDIIKISTHYGDFEYKITDTKIGKATDESNYDLAQSEKEQLILYTCYPFELIGYKADRLFVYADKISGPTILEGQ from the coding sequence ATGGCACTAGTATTAGTGCCATTATCTTTTACCATTATCTGCTACCTAGTATTATTTTTAATAATTAGTCCAATTATTGAACCAGTCATGTCTATTTACAGTCTTGTTGCTAGTGAACATGCACCAAATTTAAATGATAACAGCAACAAAGATCTATATAAAAATAAACTAGTTAGTTCTGCTACTATTAAAGCTTCAGAAGTAGTAATGCCTTCTTATGGTGACCTATTTGGTAAAATAACCATTGATTCTGTCAACAAGACAATTAACCTATACTATGGTGATGGTAATGATCAGCTTCGTAAAGGCGCTGGATTATTCAACGGTTCATTTTTACCAGGATTTAACCGTACTTCATTAATTGCCGGTCACTCATTGCCTTACTTTGAATGTTTAGGTGATGTCAATGTTGGAGATATTATTAAAATATCTACCCATTATGGTGATTTTGAATATAAAATAACAGATACTAAAATTGGTAAAGCTACTGATGAATCAAATTACGATCTTGCCCAAAGCGAGAAAGAACAATTGATCTTATATACATGTTATCCATTCGAATTGATTGGTTACAAAGCTGACCGTTTATTTGTTTATGCAGATAAAATAAGTGGTCCAACGATCTTGGAGGGACAATAA
- a CDS encoding helix-turn-helix domain-containing protein, whose amino-acid sequence MTLGKVLKRIRKTKQIPQKEIVKVLKISKSTVYRFEKGGNIDTNNYLKYCEYLGIDAGIPYFISNHDDFYRLFNRITRSSFDYEVFELAFSKALIKTAEQIFDNYT is encoded by the coding sequence TTGACATTAGGGAAAGTGTTAAAAAGAATTAGAAAAACAAAGCAGATTCCCCAAAAAGAAATTGTTAAAGTGTTGAAAATCAGTAAGAGTACTGTCTATCGATTTGAAAAAGGTGGAAACATTGACACCAATAATTATCTTAAGTATTGTGAGTATTTGGGTATTGATGCAGGAATTCCTTATTTTATCAGCAATCATGATGATTTTTATCGACTGTTTAATCGAATTACACGAAGTTCATTTGATTATGAAGTATTTGAGCTGGCTTTTTCAAAAGCTTTAATTAAGACCGCTGAACAAATATTTGATAATTACACATAA
- a CDS encoding Cof-type HAD-IIB family hydrolase, producing MGKYLFFDIDGTLIGPSKRVTKNTEEGIKKARANGHKTFLCTGRAPVSIMKSIRDIGFDGIISSAGGFVSIDGKYIFENFINQYVLSEVMLLFTNAKILFSLETKDALYQTPGVQDFFEKKQANILEGNLELARFLEERRNEEVRLPISEFNILQTKVTKVCFIAEDKLAFYDCVKYLSEFFNIVIFSKETDDFINGEIILKNCTKGDAMKRAVAYLGGDMKDTIAFGDSMNDFQMISEAAYGVVSYLAPDKLKAIADDTFEEPDDDGIFKCLQRLGLI from the coding sequence ATGGGTAAATATTTATTTTTTGACATTGATGGAACTTTAATTGGTCCAAGTAAACGAGTAACTAAGAATACTGAAGAAGGAATAAAGAAAGCACGGGCAAATGGTCATAAAACATTTTTATGTACGGGACGTGCTCCGGTGTCGATAATGAAATCGATACGGGATATTGGATTTGACGGAATAATTTCTTCAGCCGGTGGTTTTGTTAGTATTGATGGTAAATACATCTTTGAGAATTTTATTAACCAGTATGTTTTATCAGAAGTAATGCTTTTATTTACTAATGCTAAAATTTTATTTAGCTTAGAAACTAAAGATGCTTTGTATCAAACACCAGGTGTCCAAGATTTTTTTGAAAAGAAGCAAGCAAATATTCTTGAAGGAAATCTTGAATTAGCACGTTTTTTAGAAGAGCGTAGAAATGAAGAAGTACGTTTACCAATCAGTGAATTTAACATTTTGCAAACGAAAGTAACAAAAGTATGTTTTATTGCAGAAGATAAGTTGGCATTTTATGACTGTGTAAAGTATTTAAGTGAGTTTTTTAATATCGTTATTTTTTCTAAGGAAACAGACGATTTTATTAATGGTGAAATTATTTTAAAAAATTGTACTAAAGGTGATGCAATGAAACGAGCAGTTGCATATCTAGGTGGAGATATGAAAGATACGATTGCTTTTGGTGACAGTATGAATGATTTTCAAATGATTAGCGAGGCAGCTTATGGAGTAGTATCGTATTTAGCTCCTGATAAGTTGAAAGCAATTGCGGATGATACATTTGAAGAGCCTGATGATGATGGAATCTTTAAGTGTCTGCAGCGATTAGGTTTAATTTAA
- a CDS encoding pyrimidine-nucleoside phosphorylase, producing MRMVDLIELKKNNHELTKEQIHFIIKGYNDGNIPDYQMSAFLMAICFNGLSKHETAILTDEMLHSGEIIDLSEIAGVKVDKHSTGGVGDKTSLVLGPMVAACGVKVAKMSGRGLGHTGGTLDKLESIPGLQIQISKDDFIKQVNEIGIAIIGQSATLVPADQKMYALRDVTATVDCIPLIASSIMSKKLASGSDTILLDVKYGEGAFMQTKEEAKRLAQTMIEIGQHLGKDTRAAISNMNQPLGKAIGNSLEVIEAIDTLNGSGPEDLLNLCLEAGSHMLVQAKKCKNEESALKMLKRVIDTGQALDKFKEMVKYQHGNDEYIGNPELFTKAKLIIEVKAKQAGYIQTLEAKTLGIVSMKLGGGRQTKDDVIDHSVGIILNKKVGDQCKVGEVLAYIHANNEVSDELINELYGAYKIVDFFVEKPILIDEILV from the coding sequence ATGAGAATGGTTGATTTAATTGAATTAAAGAAAAATAATCATGAGTTAACAAAAGAACAAATCCATTTTATTATTAAAGGATATAATGATGGCAATATTCCAGATTATCAGATGAGTGCTTTTTTAATGGCAATATGTTTTAATGGGCTGTCTAAACATGAAACGGCTATCTTAACTGATGAAATGCTTCATAGTGGGGAAATAATTGATCTAAGTGAAATTGCAGGTGTAAAGGTTGATAAACATTCAACAGGTGGTGTTGGAGATAAAACATCTTTAGTTTTAGGACCAATGGTTGCAGCTTGTGGGGTTAAAGTTGCTAAGATGTCGGGGCGTGGTTTAGGTCATACAGGGGGAACATTAGATAAATTAGAGTCGATTCCGGGTTTGCAAATTCAAATAAGTAAAGATGATTTTATTAAACAAGTTAATGAAATCGGTATCGCGATTATTGGACAAAGTGCTACACTAGTACCGGCTGATCAAAAAATGTATGCACTGCGTGATGTAACTGCAACTGTTGATTGTATCCCTTTGATTGCTTCATCGATCATGTCAAAAAAATTAGCGTCTGGCAGCGATACTATTTTATTAGATGTAAAATATGGGGAAGGTGCTTTTATGCAAACTAAAGAGGAAGCTAAGCGCTTGGCACAAACAATGATTGAAATTGGACAACATCTAGGTAAAGATACTCGAGCAGCTATTTCAAACATGAATCAACCGCTAGGAAAAGCAATCGGGAATTCTTTAGAGGTAATTGAGGCGATTGATACATTAAATGGAAGTGGTCCTGAGGATCTTTTAAATCTTTGTCTTGAAGCTGGCAGTCATATGTTAGTACAGGCCAAAAAATGCAAAAATGAAGAGTCCGCTTTAAAAATGCTTAAGCGAGTAATTGATACTGGTCAAGCATTAGATAAATTTAAAGAAATGGTTAAATATCAACATGGAAATGATGAGTATATTGGTAATCCTGAGTTGTTTACTAAAGCTAAACTAATTATTGAGGTTAAAGCTAAGCAAGCTGGGTATATTCAAACTCTTGAAGCTAAAACATTAGGAATAGTTTCAATGAAATTAGGCGGTGGTCGTCAGACTAAGGATGATGTTATTGACCATAGCGTAGGGATTATCTTAAATAAAAAAGTTGGAGATCAATGTAAGGTGGGAGAAGTATTAGCTTATATCCATGCAAATAATGAAGTAAGCGATGAATTAATTAACGAATTATATGGAGCTTATAAAATTGTTGATTTTTTTGTTGAAAAACCGATACTAATTGATGAAATCCTTGTATAA
- a CDS encoding heavy metal-binding domain-containing protein: MIISTLSSYPNKKVVKDLGIVVGYDDAIRAFRVTMGVEEYIVKAQENLAKAAEKLGANAVLGVCFDLRDSNKPVLMGTAVVLEDLE; encoded by the coding sequence ATGATTATTTCAACTTTAAGCAGTTATCCTAATAAAAAAGTAGTTAAAGACTTAGGCATAGTAGTCGGCTATGATGATGCTATACGAGCTTTTCGAGTAACAATGGGAGTGGAAGAATATATTGTCAAAGCTCAAGAAAATTTAGCTAAAGCTGCTGAAAAATTAGGTGCCAATGCTGTATTGGGGGTTTGCTTTGATTTGCGTGATTCAAATAAACCGGTTTTAATGGGAACAGCTGTTGTTTTAGAAGATTTAGAGTAA
- the fmt gene encoding methionyl-tRNA formyltransferase: MKDAKIIFMGTASFSKQVLEKLLENNYNVVAVVTQPDRFVGRKKVLTMPEVKEVALASGIPVYQPLKIKEEYQEIIALEPDLIITAAYGQIVPEAVLNAPKIGCINVHASLLPKYRGGAPVHYAIMEGEEVTGVTIMYMVKKMDAGNIISQVEVPIGAEETTGELYERLSIAGAELLLETLPSVLAGTNESIAQDESLVTYSPTISHEQEKIDFSKSALRVYNQVRGMNPWPGAYTTYQGKVVKIWAGKIHVCENALKHHAHQENGTIVKIFKDAIGVKTGEGIYLITELQLAGKKRMLVKDYLNGNNIFEVDSKFE, encoded by the coding sequence ATGAAAGATGCAAAAATAATATTTATGGGAACAGCAAGTTTTTCTAAACAGGTTTTAGAAAAATTGTTGGAAAATAATTATAATGTTGTTGCTGTAGTAACTCAGCCCGATCGTTTTGTTGGTCGTAAAAAGGTGTTAACAATGCCTGAAGTTAAAGAAGTTGCTTTGGCTTCTGGGATACCAGTTTATCAGCCTTTAAAAATTAAGGAAGAATATCAGGAAATCATAGCCTTAGAGCCGGATTTAATTATTACTGCAGCTTATGGACAAATTGTTCCAGAAGCAGTTTTAAATGCTCCTAAAATAGGTTGTATCAATGTTCATGCTTCATTATTACCTAAATATCGTGGTGGCGCGCCAGTACATTATGCAATCATGGAGGGTGAAGAAGTTACAGGGGTAACGATCATGTATATGGTCAAAAAAATGGATGCTGGAAATATTATTTCTCAAGTCGAAGTGCCAATTGGAGCAGAGGAAACAACGGGAGAATTATATGAGCGTTTGAGTATTGCTGGAGCAGAGTTGTTACTAGAAACCTTACCGAGCGTACTTGCTGGTACAAATGAGTCAATTGCCCAAGATGAAAGTTTAGTTACATATTCACCAACAATTAGTCATGAACAAGAAAAAATAGATTTTAGTAAGAGTGCTCTTCGAGTATATAATCAAGTACGTGGAATGAATCCATGGCCAGGTGCTTATACCACTTATCAAGGTAAAGTTGTAAAGATCTGGGCCGGTAAAATTCATGTATGTGAAAATGCCCTTAAGCACCACGCTCATCAAGAAAATGGAACAATCGTTAAGATCTTTAAAGATGCAATTGGGGTTAAAACTGGTGAAGGAATATATTTAATTACAGAATTACAGCTAGCTGGAAAGAAGCGAATGTTAGTTAAAGATTATTTGAATGGAAATAATATTTTTGAAGTTGATAGTAAATTCGAATAA
- the spoIIP gene encoding stage II sporulation protein P gives MRLKNTFLILLKLAVIVGLIVYLPTKVSGSNAQVINAINNEQNNPTTPVATNPTNTSFVPTKDKKIHIYNTHQGEEYDGFNVVEGANYLKDCLNNKGYQCDVEGNDFEGYKAVHKIAYNKSYTVSKMYLEESLKLSGGYDLIIDFHRDSISKELSTISHDGKSYAKIMFVVGKSSGKFDAVNQLSQKLSDLANATVPKISRGVYVKKSHYNQGISDNMVLIEVGAQSNTKEEVQATVEIIAKAIGEYLG, from the coding sequence ATGAGACTTAAAAATACGTTTTTAATTTTATTGAAATTGGCGGTTATTGTAGGTTTAATTGTTTATCTTCCAACTAAAGTAAGCGGATCAAATGCCCAAGTTATTAATGCAATTAATAATGAACAAAATAATCCAACTACTCCAGTGGCAACCAATCCAACCAACACTAGTTTTGTTCCCACGAAAGATAAAAAGATTCATATTTATAATACTCACCAGGGTGAAGAATATGATGGTTTTAATGTCGTAGAAGGAGCTAATTATTTAAAAGATTGTTTAAATAATAAAGGATACCAGTGCGATGTTGAAGGAAATGATTTTGAAGGCTATAAAGCGGTTCATAAAATAGCTTATAATAAATCATATACGGTATCTAAAATGTATCTTGAAGAGAGTTTAAAGCTTAGTGGTGGTTATGACTTAATTATTGATTTTCATCGCGATTCGATTTCTAAAGAGCTGTCAACCATTAGCCATGATGGAAAATCATATGCTAAAATCATGTTTGTTGTAGGTAAAAGCAGTGGTAAATTTGATGCGGTTAATCAGCTTTCACAAAAACTGTCAGATTTAGCTAATGCAACAGTTCCAAAAATCAGCCGTGGTGTTTATGTGAAAAAATCTCACTATAATCAAGGAATTAGTGACAATATGGTTCTAATAGAGGTTGGCGCTCAAAGTAATACTAAAGAAGAAGTTCAAGCGACAGTAGAAATTATTGCTAAAGCGATTGGAGAATATTTAGGATGA